One Pseudoalteromonas rubra genomic window, CGCTGCCAGGGCATAAATACAAACCGAACACGGATCCCGTGCAAAGCAAAGGCATCTCGGATAAGCTGAGCGGTACACCCTTGATCCTCACGATGCCGGTCTACGTATGGAGGCCATTGACCAGTTGTAATATGCACTGTTTCAGCACTTAACGTAAAACTATAGAATAAAGCAAAAATAATGTATTTCACTGACAACGCTCTGAAAACCGGGCTAAACAAAACTATAGCGCTTATTGTTGAATAAAACGAATCGACCAACAAAAGCGTCTATCCCATTGATCAAAATTAAAAGGCTAAGCTGTGGAGAGTTTTTTAGATATTTATGAACGAGCGTGCGCGCGAAAAGGTTCGAAGGACACACTGGAATCATTACTCAGTGAACCAGTATCAAAAACGCAACTTGCCATGCTTCCCGATGATGTCTGGCTGGAAGAGTTTACTCGTAAAATATTTCAAAGTGGTTTTTATTGGTCAGTGATTAATGCCAAGTGGCCAGGTTTTCGTGACGTGTTCTGGGATTTTTCTGTTGAGAAGTTACTTTATATGTCGCCTGAGATGTTTGAACAGCGCGCTCAGGACGAGCGTATTGTACGTAACTATAAAAAAGTACAAAGCATTGCCCATAACTGTCTGATGATCCATGAATTGGCACTAGAGCATGGCACTTTCAGTAAGCTTGTTGCCAATTGGCCGGAGGACAACATCATTGAACTATGGCTGTTACTCAAAAAACAAGGAAGTCGATTAGGGGGCAATACCGGCCCTTATGCACTGAGAGCTGTCGGTAAAGACACGTTTATTCTGAGCCGGGATGTAGAAGCCTATCTGCGCGCTCATGAGGTGATCTCAGGTGGTCTGCATAGTCAGAAATCACTGCGCTCTGCACAAGCCTTCTTCAATGAGTTACGTGGACAAAGTGGTTATTCATTGCAAAAATTAAGTCAGCTTGTCGCTTATAGTGTGGGTGACAACGTGCTAGGAGTAACATCATGAGCCAGTTTTTTACCCGCTACACCGAGTTGGGAGAGACTTATCTGGTCCCACAGCAGCCTTATCAGTTTGAGCAGGCTCAATTACTACTTACCAATCAGCCATTGTTAACTGAATTAGGCTTTGAGATCGATCAGCAAGCATTGCGTGACTACCTTGCAGGTGTATCTCAAGTCGGGCGCATTCAGCCAGTTGCAATGGCGTATTGCGGCCATCAGTTTGGTCATTTTAACCCGCAACTTGGTGATGGACGAGCACACTTAATTGCGTCAATCGCCGCAGCGGATGGTCTCAACTATGATATGCACCTTAAAGGATCCGGCGCGACAGTCTTCTCGCGTGGGGGGGATGGCTTGTGTGCACTGGGCCCGGCTATCCGGGAGTACATCATGAGCCATGCAATGCAAGCATTGGGTGTACCAACGACCCACTGTCTGGCAGTCTTGTCCACTGGTCAACAGGTGATGCGTCAGACGCCAGAGCCCGGCGCTGTTGTATGTCGCATTGCCCGAAGTCATATCCGGGTTGGCACCTTTCAGTTGATGGCAATGAATAAGGATGTTTCGGCGATGAGTAAACTCGTCGAGTTATGTATCCGTGAATACTATAGTGACATTACGTCCAGTGGTGAAGCGCGTATCTTTGATTTCTTCACGCAAGTATGTCAGCGCCAGTGTGAACTTATTTTAAAATGGATGCAGGTTGGTTTCATTCACGGGGTTATGAATACCGACAATACCCTGATAAATGGTGAGACGATTGACTATGGCCCCTGTGCGATGATGGAGTCTTTTTCATTCGATACGGTGTTTAGCTCTATTGATCGTCAAGGACGCTATGCCTTTGGTCAGCAACCGAACATTGCCAGCTGGAATTGTGGGCGTCTGGCGGAGTCTTTGATGGTGTTGATCGAGGATAAAGACGCGGCGCTGGAGTGCTTTTCAAGTATTCTAAGCCAGTTTGCTGAGAGCTTTAATGAGGGCTACCAAGTGATGTGGTCTAAAAAGCTTGGGATAGGCACCTGGGAGGACTCAGATCAGGCATTACTGAGTGAGTTGTTATCGCTGATGCAGCAAAATAAACTGGATTACACCAACACGTTTGCTGCTCTGACAAACGCATTACACGCCAGTCCGCTACCAACCTATCCGTTACCTGAAGTGTTAGCTGGCTGGGTGAGTAAGTGGCGAAAGCGGATTAGCGGACACAGTGCAGCTGAGGCACTGGCGCTGATGCAATCTGTAAATCCGGCGATTATTCCGCGTAATGATTTGGTGGAGCGATTTATTGCCCAGTTTAATGAAGGCACTCAGAGTGATGAGTTTACTGACTGGCTAACTGCGCTGAAGACTCCCTATACCTATCAAGCCTATCCTGTTCAATGGACGGCGACTATGGCACATGAACAAGCCTACCAGACGTTTTGTGGAACGTAAGCTATGAGTGAGCAGAGCAACCAGGCATTGACCTGGCAGGAAATCAAGCGACAGATCCTGACACATAAAACCCCCTTGATTTACGCACATCTGATTGCTTTTTGTGCCGCTCTGGTGAGCGTGCCCATTCCACTCATGATGCCTTTATTAGTGGATGAAGTGTTACTGGCACGCCCTGGTGCTGCAGTGGAGACCCTCAATCATATATTGCCTGCTCAGTGGCACGGCGCGACGGGTTATATTGTCTCTATCCTGATAGCGGTGGTGTGTATGCGCTTGGGGGCATTGGTGTTGGGTGTTGCGCAGTCACGTCAGTTTACAATCATAGGAAAGGACATTTCTTATCGGATCCGGGAAAGGCTGCTTGGCCATCTGGCAAAGGTGCAGCTCAAGGAATATGAAACTCAGGGCGCTGCGGCGATCAGTTCACGATGTATCACAGACATTGAGACGCTAGATGGCTTTATCAGCCAAACCTTGTCTCGTTTCTTGATAGGCATTTTGACGATAGTCGGGACGGCAGTGGTGCTGCTATGGATCGACTGGCTGTTGGGCTTGATCATTCTGACACTCAATCCTGCTGTGATTTATTTTTCCCGGCAATTCGGGAAGCGCGTTAAAGATTTGAAGAAGCGTCAGAATAATGCATTCGAGGCATTTCAGAGTGCACTGGTCGATACGTTAGACGCCATCGCTCAGCTCAAGGCAATGCGCCGCGAGCAAAGTTATTTCGATACGGTTGTGGGGGCAGCGAAATCGCTTCGTTACCACTCTGTACAGTCACAGTGGAAAACAGATGCAGTCAATCGTCTCAGCTTCACCGTTTTCTTGTTGGGATTTGAAGTCTTCCGTGGCATCGCTATGCTGATGGTGGTTTTCTCTGACTTAACCGTAGGTCAGATATTCGCCGTATTTGGTTACTTGTGGTTTATGATGGGACCAGTACAAGAGATCCTGAGTATTCAGTATGCTTATTATGGCGCGACCGCTGCGCTTCAGCGTCTGAATCAGGTGCTGGCATTCAGTACAGAGCCTCAACAGCCTGCGAACAGCGAGGTATTCAAACAACCGACGATCCGCATCGATTTTCGTCATGTTAGTTTTGCCTATCAAGATGGCTTGCCGGTACTCAATGATGTGTCTTTGAGCTTGCCCAGCGGTAAGAAAACAGCGTTAGTTGCGGTATCAGGCGGTGGTAAGTCGACCGTTGTGCAGTTGCTGCTTGGGTTATATCAGAAGCAGTCCGGTGATATTTTGATTAATGACGTGCCTGCCGAAGAGGTTGGTTTTCATGCCATTCGGGAGCACGTCGTGACTGTGCTTCAGCAGCCCATTCTATTTAATGCCAGCATTCGGGAAAATCTGGCCATGGGTAAAGCCTGTGATGATGAGTTGTTATGGCATGCGTTAAAGGTGGCGGAACTGGCTGACACTGTCACTGACATGCCTCAACAGCTCGATACTGTGGTGGGTCGTAATGGGGTGAGACTGTCGGGCGGACAAAAGCAACGCCTGGCTATTGCCCGTATGGTTGCCGCGGATCCAAAAGTGGTTGTGCTGGATGAAGCCACGTCTGCGCTGGATGTGGAAACTGAGGCCAAAATACATCGTAATTTGAATACTTTCTTATCAGGCAGGACGACTCTCATCATTGCTCATCGACTGAGTGCAATTCGTCAGGCGGATCAAATATATGTACTGGATGATGGCGTTGTGAGCCAGGCTGGAGACCATCATAGCCTGGTTGCGGAGCAGGGGTTATATCGGGTGCTATTTGGTCATCAGAGCTGAATGTAAAATTAACAAAAAATTCCTATTTTGTGTTAAGTAAATATTAAGACATAATCTACTATTATTACTGCAAATATCAGATTGCATTATTATTTTAGAGAGGGAAGGATGATGAAACTACGAATGCTAAGCGTTGTTGTAACAGCTTTGATGGCAACCAGTGCGTATGCGGATGACCACCAAGAAGGCGTTTATTTGGGCGTTTTTGGTGACTACTATAAGGCTGATTGGGAAAACAGCCGGGATGCAGCTGGCGTCACCGTTGATGATTCAATGGGGTGGGGTGCCGAGCTGGGATATCGTTTTAGCAAATATTGGAGTGCTCGTCTTGAGTATGCTGACATGGACTTTGATTTATCAGGGTTACGTAGCGACTCTGCAGACGGTGATAGAATTGGTATTGATGGCCTTTACCACTTTAATGGTGGCCCTTTCTATGCACTATTTGGTCTGAAATCGATCGATGTGTTGGACAATAATACCTTTGCCAATGTAGGCGCAGGTTATCGTCATCACTTCAGCGACAACTTTGCTGCTAACTTTGAAACGGCTATTTATCAGGGGATTGACCGGGGTTACACCGATGTGGGTGCAAAGCTTGGTATTAACTACTTCTTTGGTGGTGTGAGTAGCAGCAAACCTGTTGAACCTGCACCGGCGCCGCAACCTGAGCCTGTTGTAGCTGCGCCTGTTGATACGGACAAAGATGGCATTTATGACATGGATGACCAGTGTGCCAATACACCAATGAGTGATGCAGTTGATGCACAAGGGTGTACTCTGTACGAAGATAAAGAGGTGACTGTCAGCCTGTTGGTACGTTTCCCGAACAATAACTCAAGCGTATCACAGCAGTATCTTAATGATATTCAAGCTGTTGTAAGCTTCCTGAAGGAGCACCCAGAAACCACAGTGGTACTTGAAGGGCATACTTCTGCTGTGGGTAAAGCCGACTATAACAAATGGTTGTCTAAGAAGCGTGCCGATGCTGTTGCAAAACAACTTGTCGAGAAAGGCATTGATGAAATGCGCATCACAACAGTGGGTTACGGTGAAGAACGTCTGAAAAATACCGATGACTCCGCGCAAGCGCACGCTGAAAACCGTCGTGTTGAAGCAAAAGTAAAATCTGTCGAGCGTGTTAAAGTAAAGCGCTAATCCCTGTTTATTCTGCTCTGGCCCGGAATTATCCGGGCCTTTTTGTCTCTTTTCCTTGCTTTAAGCCATTCATGTAAACGTTGTTTTAAACTCTGTGTATTCACAGAGGTTATAATCAATATAAGACGGCAAAGTGGCCGTTTGATTTTCATCTATACTCTAAG contains:
- a CDS encoding ABC transporter ATP-binding protein, yielding MSEQSNQALTWQEIKRQILTHKTPLIYAHLIAFCAALVSVPIPLMMPLLVDEVLLARPGAAVETLNHILPAQWHGATGYIVSILIAVVCMRLGALVLGVAQSRQFTIIGKDISYRIRERLLGHLAKVQLKEYETQGAAAISSRCITDIETLDGFISQTLSRFLIGILTIVGTAVVLLWIDWLLGLIILTLNPAVIYFSRQFGKRVKDLKKRQNNAFEAFQSALVDTLDAIAQLKAMRREQSYFDTVVGAAKSLRYHSVQSQWKTDAVNRLSFTVFLLGFEVFRGIAMLMVVFSDLTVGQIFAVFGYLWFMMGPVQEILSIQYAYYGATAALQRLNQVLAFSTEPQQPANSEVFKQPTIRIDFRHVSFAYQDGLPVLNDVSLSLPSGKKTALVAVSGGGKSTVVQLLLGLYQKQSGDILINDVPAEEVGFHAIREHVVTVLQQPILFNASIRENLAMGKACDDELLWHALKVAELADTVTDMPQQLDTVVGRNGVRLSGGQKQRLAIARMVAADPKVVVLDEATSALDVETEAKIHRNLNTFLSGRTTLIIAHRLSAIRQADQIYVLDDGVVSQAGDHHSLVAEQGLYRVLFGHQS
- a CDS encoding OmpA family protein, with the protein product MKLRMLSVVVTALMATSAYADDHQEGVYLGVFGDYYKADWENSRDAAGVTVDDSMGWGAELGYRFSKYWSARLEYADMDFDLSGLRSDSADGDRIGIDGLYHFNGGPFYALFGLKSIDVLDNNTFANVGAGYRHHFSDNFAANFETAIYQGIDRGYTDVGAKLGINYFFGGVSSSKPVEPAPAPQPEPVVAAPVDTDKDGIYDMDDQCANTPMSDAVDAQGCTLYEDKEVTVSLLVRFPNNNSSVSQQYLNDIQAVVSFLKEHPETTVVLEGHTSAVGKADYNKWLSKKRADAVAKQLVEKGIDEMRITTVGYGEERLKNTDDSAQAHAENRRVEAKVKSVERVKVKR
- a CDS encoding DNA-3-methyladenine glycosylase I, which encodes MESFLDIYERACARKGSKDTLESLLSEPVSKTQLAMLPDDVWLEEFTRKIFQSGFYWSVINAKWPGFRDVFWDFSVEKLLYMSPEMFEQRAQDERIVRNYKKVQSIAHNCLMIHELALEHGTFSKLVANWPEDNIIELWLLLKKQGSRLGGNTGPYALRAVGKDTFILSRDVEAYLRAHEVISGGLHSQKSLRSAQAFFNELRGQSGYSLQKLSQLVAYSVGDNVLGVTS
- a CDS encoding protein adenylyltransferase SelO, translating into MSQFFTRYTELGETYLVPQQPYQFEQAQLLLTNQPLLTELGFEIDQQALRDYLAGVSQVGRIQPVAMAYCGHQFGHFNPQLGDGRAHLIASIAAADGLNYDMHLKGSGATVFSRGGDGLCALGPAIREYIMSHAMQALGVPTTHCLAVLSTGQQVMRQTPEPGAVVCRIARSHIRVGTFQLMAMNKDVSAMSKLVELCIREYYSDITSSGEARIFDFFTQVCQRQCELILKWMQVGFIHGVMNTDNTLINGETIDYGPCAMMESFSFDTVFSSIDRQGRYAFGQQPNIASWNCGRLAESLMVLIEDKDAALECFSSILSQFAESFNEGYQVMWSKKLGIGTWEDSDQALLSELLSLMQQNKLDYTNTFAALTNALHASPLPTYPLPEVLAGWVSKWRKRISGHSAAEALALMQSVNPAIIPRNDLVERFIAQFNEGTQSDEFTDWLTALKTPYTYQAYPVQWTATMAHEQAYQTFCGT